The following proteins are encoded in a genomic region of Anaerolineales bacterium:
- a CDS encoding class I SAM-dependent methyltransferase, translating into MGSRRKPPIAQHAYNQIAEEFARIIDIKPHNAYYEHPATLSLLGEVTGKRVLDAGCGPGVYAEWLVEQGARVVAVDANLKMIRLARQRLAGKATVRQANLEYPLDFLDDGSFDIVLSALAMDYVLDWATAFREFHRLLRTGGKLIFSIGHPHQEFDAHRQTSNYFHTERVEYNSTGFGKQVVMPSYRRPLSEVLNLLIKAGFTLDRLLEPLPTEKFRQADPEDYEELMHRPGFMCLRALKR; encoded by the coding sequence ATGGGTTCGAGAAGAAAACCACCCATCGCCCAGCATGCCTATAACCAGATCGCGGAGGAATTTGCCCGCATCATCGACATCAAACCCCACAATGCCTATTATGAGCACCCAGCGACGCTATCTCTGCTGGGCGAGGTGACCGGGAAACGCGTGCTGGACGCCGGTTGCGGTCCTGGCGTTTACGCCGAATGGCTGGTCGAGCAAGGCGCCCGGGTGGTGGCTGTGGATGCCAACCTCAAGATGATCAGGCTTGCCCGGCAGCGACTGGCTGGCAAAGCCACTGTGCGACAGGCTAACCTGGAATACCCGCTGGACTTCCTGGATGACGGTTCCTTCGATATCGTATTGAGCGCACTGGCAATGGACTATGTGCTGGATTGGGCCACGGCATTCAGAGAATTTCACCGCTTGCTGCGTACGGGCGGCAAGCTAATATTTTCCATCGGTCATCCGCACCAGGAATTCGACGCTCACCGCCAGACGAGCAATTACTTCCACACCGAGCGTGTGGAGTACAACTCCACGGGATTTGGCAAACAGGTGGTTATGCCATCCTATCGGCGGCCGCTGAGCGAAGTGCTCAACCTGCTCATCAAAGCAGGTTTCACCCTGGACAGGCTGCTTGAGCCACTGCCGACGGAGAAGTTCAGGCAGGCTGATCCTGAAGACTATGAAGAATTAATGCACAGGCCTGGTTTCATGTGCCTGCGTGCGCTTAAGAGGTGA